A window of Planctomycetota bacterium contains these coding sequences:
- the rfbD gene encoding dTDP-4-dehydrorhamnose reductase, with amino-acid sequence MTTQQPVEAERTGLPAARGGVGAGLRGPVAIVGASGMLGRAFAGALARGGVAARGFARAEVDIVRAESLHALGEYPTVINCAAWTDVDGAEANESAATAVNAEGVRLLAEACRAHGSTLVHFGTDYVFAGRADRPYPLDAPRAPINAYGRSKAAGEAVLREQVERGLRVLYVRTSWLYAPWGKNFVRTIAAASRVRPTLRVVNDQRGRPTSAEHLATATLALLAARAEGLTHVTDAGECTWYDLATEIVSILGAPCRVEACTSAEFPRPARRPEYSVLDLWNAERIIGERAHWRATLRDVVGRLETERTHGA; translated from the coding sequence ATGACCACCCAGCAGCCAGTCGAGGCGGAGCGCACGGGCCTTCCCGCGGCGCGGGGCGGGGTCGGCGCGGGGCTGCGCGGGCCGGTCGCCATCGTCGGCGCGTCGGGCATGCTCGGGCGGGCGTTCGCCGGGGCGCTCGCGCGGGGCGGCGTGGCGGCGCGCGGGTTCGCACGCGCCGAGGTCGACATCGTTCGCGCCGAGTCTCTGCACGCGCTCGGTGAGTATCCCACGGTCATCAACTGCGCCGCGTGGACGGACGTGGACGGCGCCGAGGCGAACGAGTCGGCGGCGACGGCGGTGAACGCCGAGGGCGTCCGCCTGCTCGCGGAGGCGTGCCGCGCGCACGGGTCCACGCTCGTGCACTTCGGGACGGACTACGTGTTCGCCGGCCGGGCTGATCGTCCGTACCCGCTCGACGCGCCGCGCGCGCCGATCAACGCGTACGGGCGGTCGAAGGCCGCGGGCGAGGCGGTGCTGCGCGAGCAAGTCGAGCGCGGCCTGCGGGTGCTGTACGTGCGGACGAGCTGGCTGTACGCGCCGTGGGGCAAGAACTTCGTGCGCACGATCGCGGCGGCGTCGCGCGTGCGGCCCACGCTGCGCGTCGTGAACGATCAGCGCGGCAGGCCGACGAGCGCCGAGCACCTGGCGACGGCGACGCTCGCGCTGCTGGCGGCACGGGCCGAGGGGCTGACGCACGTGACCGACGCGGGCGAGTGCACGTGGTATGACCTCGCGACCGAGATCGTGTCGATACTCGGTGCGCCGTGCCGGGTGGAGGCGTGCACGTCGGCGGAGTTTCCCAGGCCCGCGCGACGCCCCGAGTACAGCGTGCTGGACCTGTGGAACGCGGAGCGCATCATCGGCGAGCGGGCGCACTGGCGCGCGACGCTGCGGG